A genomic stretch from Sporocytophaga myxococcoides DSM 11118 includes:
- a CDS encoding T9SS type A sorting domain-containing protein has protein sequence MKKRKLISKSYGSFNAARKKKRMNAMTLLFMLLFILALSKASAQTINYYVRVHVIPLSDDNGGRGNTVTIAQLQTHIADANSAFAAAGIRLEFDPATDWTPLNSTTLNSMANGGSNWWVAPNNEAAKYPGKAVIFLRHGGTNATPASNAFAYPPNTGYTPALSFAPLPTSNVNFVAFYNRLDYAQGNRATFVHELGHYFGLYHTFPGWSDNLTDTPAKATAFINNNGGNANALDGDRLSDTNPDAGTAYYTNNVGGCNATNTYTINNISFTANKSNVMSYFGGCQPPWQFSTQQRTLIVKTLQHNYRNNLINKPAVRVTAVFSPSTAEEIQLIGVSYTEYRKKYDDIWNQGWRLFKLDQHVDQGKVYYSAIWRKNTSSEIQVYEYNYADFRAKYDQLWGQGWRLQLLSNVVVNGVVKYTAIWRPSTSAEVQVYEWNYADYKAKYDQLWGQGYRLHILNNVVVNGVVKYIAVWRPSTSGEVQVYEWNYTDYRTKYDQLWGQGWRLFLLNQTIVNGAVKYTAVWRPSSAGEVQIYEWNYQDYRKKYAELTATGWRLKLLEVLPASNNARVASDDYATIEQYTSHTTNNLILYPNPSSGIFNVKILNESPAVKIEVFDSKGSLKYSEEKNASEAGSETPLNLSHLEKGIYFLRVAGDGDPHTEKLIIE, from the coding sequence ATGAAAAAAAGAAAACTCATTTCCAAAAGTTATGGCTCCTTTAATGCAGCCAGAAAGAAGAAAAGAATGAATGCAATGACGTTGCTCTTTATGTTACTATTCATTCTTGCACTTAGTAAGGCTTCTGCCCAGACAATTAATTATTACGTTCGTGTGCACGTAATTCCCCTATCGGATGATAATGGAGGCAGAGGTAATACTGTCACCATTGCACAACTTCAAACACATATTGCCGATGCAAACAGTGCATTTGCCGCTGCAGGAATAAGACTTGAATTTGATCCGGCTACCGATTGGACTCCATTGAACAGCACAACGCTCAACAGTATGGCAAACGGAGGAAGCAACTGGTGGGTAGCACCAAACAATGAGGCTGCTAAATACCCTGGTAAAGCAGTCATCTTCCTTCGTCACGGAGGAACTAATGCTACACCAGCAAGCAATGCTTTTGCCTATCCTCCAAACACTGGCTATACTCCGGCATTGTCCTTTGCGCCCCTGCCTACGAGCAACGTCAACTTCGTAGCGTTCTATAACCGTCTGGATTATGCTCAGGGCAATAGAGCTACATTTGTTCATGAACTAGGACATTACTTCGGTCTTTATCATACCTTTCCAGGGTGGAGCGACAATCTTACCGACACACCAGCAAAAGCTACTGCCTTTATCAATAACAATGGTGGTAATGCCAACGCTCTGGATGGAGATAGATTGAGTGATACCAATCCGGATGCAGGAACAGCCTATTATACTAACAATGTAGGAGGCTGTAACGCTACAAATACTTATACGATAAACAATATTAGTTTCACGGCTAACAAGTCAAATGTCATGAGCTACTTTGGTGGTTGCCAGCCACCATGGCAATTTTCTACACAGCAGAGAACACTAATTGTTAAAACTTTACAGCACAACTATAGAAATAATCTCATCAATAAGCCTGCCGTTAGAGTCACTGCTGTATTCTCACCTTCAACTGCTGAAGAAATTCAGCTTATCGGAGTTAGCTATACAGAATATAGGAAAAAGTACGATGACATATGGAACCAGGGATGGAGACTGTTTAAGCTTGACCAGCATGTTGACCAGGGTAAGGTATATTATTCTGCTATATGGAGAAAAAACACAAGCAGCGAAATACAAGTATATGAATATAACTATGCAGACTTCAGAGCCAAGTATGATCAGCTGTGGGGACAAGGCTGGAGGCTTCAGCTACTTAGCAATGTTGTTGTAAATGGGGTTGTAAAATATACTGCAATATGGAGACCTAGCACAAGCGCAGAAGTACAGGTGTATGAATGGAACTACGCTGATTACAAAGCAAAATATGATCAGCTTTGGGGACAAGGCTACCGTCTTCATATCCTTAACAATGTTGTTGTAAATGGAGTAGTAAAATACATCGCAGTATGGAGACCAAGCACAAGCGGCGAAGTGCAGGTATATGAATGGAACTACACCGATTACAGAACCAAATATGACCAGTTGTGGGGCCAGGGCTGGAGATTGTTCCTTCTGAATCAAACAATAGTGAACGGCGCAGTAAAATATACAGCAGTATGGCGTCCATCTTCAGCAGGAGAAGTTCAGATATATGAGTGGAATTATCAGGACTATAGAAAAAAATATGCGGAACTGACTGCTACGGGATGGAGGCTGAAATTACTAGAAGTATTGCCAGCAAGCAACAATGCAAGAGTTGCGTCGGATGATTATGCCACGATTGAACAATATACTAGTCACACAACAAACAATCTGATTTTATATCCAAATCCAAGTTCTGGTATTTTCAATGTGAAAATATTGAATGAAAGCCCTGCAGTTAAAATAGAAGTTTTTGACAGCAAAGGGAGCTTAAAATATTCAGAAGAGAAAAACGCTTCTGAAGCAGGATCTGAAACACCGCTAAACTTGTCACATCTGGAAAAAGGAATTTACTTCCTGAGAGTAGCAGGTGATGGAGATCCACACACAGAAAAGTTAATAATAGAATAA
- a CDS encoding DMT family protein — MKGILAISLLILSNAFMTMAWYGHLFFKKVPWFSKLGLFGVIMISWGMAFFEYCFQVPANRIGFEENGGPFSLFELKVIQEAVSLTVFTAFAILVFKSDKLAWNYLVGFALLILAVFFIFKKW, encoded by the coding sequence ATGAAAGGAATTCTGGCAATAAGTCTTTTGATACTTTCCAATGCATTTATGACTATGGCTTGGTATGGTCATCTGTTTTTTAAGAAAGTGCCCTGGTTCAGCAAGCTGGGCTTGTTTGGTGTTATTATGATCAGTTGGGGAATGGCTTTTTTCGAATACTGTTTTCAGGTGCCTGCCAACCGGATAGGTTTTGAGGAGAATGGTGGTCCTTTTTCACTATTTGAACTAAAAGTGATTCAGGAAGCAGTTTCTTTAACAGTCTTTACGGCCTTTGCAATTCTTGTTTTCAAATCCGATAAACTGGCCTGGAACTACCTGGTAGGCTTTGCATTGCTCATACTGGCTGTTTTCTTTATATTTAAAAAATGGTAA
- a CDS encoding T9SS type A sorting domain-containing protein → MNTKILLALIFLLSATCLKAQVTSCLTNDVDGYASLSGEGLGTTTGGKGGTVVNISSLSQLEDWVSSREDNSSPEIVYINGLIEQPGTSSMVLTIKRGGNISIIGNTYDAGLKNIGLNFREYTNVIVRNLTVREVFYPNDGITIDECHHVWIDHCDLYSKNGPGIGVDTYDGLLDVKNGSHNVTISWNKLHSHKKVNLLGHTDNSSAQSIDKNIRVTFHHNYYYDNDGRNPSLRWGAAHVYNNYYKDIYDYGIAVRQGAHALIENNIYENVITPISTNKFTGEGYACERGNVFTGCGPNSITQTECSWWNSSTLPYNYSLTPTDNLIALLTTKTGTCSSSTVTDLQTKNTLGLFNGVFPNPTNRSFTVKADRPVKSISIVDLFGKLLEEQSTIVVREDIEVGADLPEGTYMLMVEYFSGEREAVKIVKVK, encoded by the coding sequence ATGAATACAAAAATTCTTCTAGCTCTGATATTTCTACTATCTGCTACTTGTCTGAAAGCTCAGGTTACTTCCTGCCTTACTAATGATGTCGATGGTTATGCATCCCTTAGCGGAGAGGGTCTTGGTACAACTACCGGTGGGAAAGGTGGAACAGTAGTAAATATTTCCAGTCTTTCTCAACTTGAGGATTGGGTTTCTTCACGTGAAGATAACAGCTCACCTGAAATTGTATACATCAATGGACTTATTGAACAGCCTGGTACATCTTCTATGGTCCTGACCATTAAAAGAGGAGGAAATATAAGTATCATCGGTAATACTTATGATGCAGGATTAAAAAACATAGGTCTGAACTTCAGAGAGTATACAAATGTGATAGTAAGAAATCTTACTGTAAGAGAAGTATTTTATCCTAATGATGGAATTACCATTGATGAATGTCACCATGTCTGGATTGATCATTGTGACCTATACAGTAAAAACGGACCAGGCATAGGTGTTGACACCTATGATGGTTTACTTGATGTGAAAAATGGTTCTCATAATGTTACCATCTCCTGGAACAAACTTCACTCTCATAAAAAGGTAAATTTGCTGGGCCATACAGACAATAGTTCTGCACAATCAATTGATAAAAATATAAGAGTTACTTTCCACCACAATTATTATTATGATAATGATGGAAGAAATCCATCTTTAAGATGGGGAGCAGCGCATGTTTATAATAATTATTATAAGGACATATATGATTATGGTATAGCTGTTCGTCAGGGCGCACATGCCTTGATAGAAAATAATATTTATGAGAACGTTATCACACCTATATCTACAAATAAGTTTACAGGTGAAGGGTATGCTTGTGAAAGAGGTAATGTGTTTACCGGATGTGGACCTAACTCCATAACTCAAACTGAATGCAGCTGGTGGAATTCAAGTACTCTTCCCTATAATTATTCTTTAACACCAACTGATAATCTTATAGCTTTGCTAACAACTAAAACAGGAACTTGCTCTTCATCAACTGTAACTGATTTGCAAACGAAAAACACTTTGGGCCTTTTTAACGGTGTATTCCCTAATCCTACAAATAGGAGTTTTACCGTAAAAGCAGATAGACCAGTTAAAAGTATAAGCATTGTCGACCTATTCGGAAAACTTCTGGAAGAGCAATCCACAATAGTTGTCAGAGAGGATATAGAAGTGGGAGCGGATCTTCCTGAAGGTACTTATATGTTGATGGTTGAATATTTTTCCGGAGAGAGGGAAGCTGTGAAAATTGTTAAAGTAAAGTAA
- a CDS encoding AAA family ATPase: protein MAEITDKERSELLYTKLKQVREEVGKVVIGQEYMLNRLLLGLFTNGHILLEGVPGLAKTLMVNTLAKVLHLDFNRIQFTPDLLPADLIGTMIYNQAKSDFEVKKGPIFANLILADEVNRSPAKVQAALLESMQERQVTIGETTFKLDSPFLVLATQNPVDQEGTYPLPEAQMDRFMMKVHVDYLDKESELEVMRRMSNMNFRYEPKTILDKGDIAMIRNEINKVNMSESLEKYIIELVFASRRPKEYGLNDEAEYIQYGASTRASINLNLASKFIAFSNQRDYVLPEDVKSVAYDVLNHRIILNYEAEADGVTTRQIIESILRKVTIGKV, encoded by the coding sequence ATGGCAGAAATTACAGATAAAGAGCGTTCGGAGTTATTATATACAAAATTAAAGCAGGTTAGAGAAGAAGTAGGAAAGGTGGTGATTGGTCAGGAATATATGCTGAATCGCTTGCTTTTGGGTTTATTTACAAATGGTCACATATTACTGGAAGGTGTTCCTGGTCTTGCCAAAACGTTAATGGTAAATACCCTTGCTAAAGTTTTACATCTTGATTTTAACAGGATCCAGTTTACCCCCGATCTTCTGCCCGCAGATCTCATTGGTACCATGATTTACAATCAGGCCAAGAGTGATTTTGAGGTTAAGAAAGGGCCCATTTTTGCCAACCTTATTCTTGCAGATGAGGTAAACAGATCTCCTGCTAAAGTACAGGCAGCTTTACTTGAATCTATGCAGGAAAGACAGGTGACGATCGGTGAAACGACGTTTAAGCTGGACAGTCCATTTTTGGTATTGGCCACTCAAAACCCCGTTGATCAGGAAGGCACCTATCCATTGCCGGAAGCCCAAATGGACCGTTTCATGATGAAAGTCCATGTTGATTATCTCGACAAGGAATCGGAACTGGAAGTCATGAGACGTATGTCAAACATGAACTTCAGATATGAACCGAAAACTATTCTTGACAAAGGTGATATTGCCATGATCAGAAATGAGATCAATAAGGTGAATATGTCTGAAAGCCTTGAGAAGTACATTATAGAACTTGTGTTTGCAAGTCGCAGACCAAAGGAATATGGACTTAACGATGAGGCAGAATACATTCAGTATGGTGCTTCGACAAGAGCAAGTATCAATCTGAACCTGGCTTCTAAGTTCATAGCCTTTTCCAATCAAAGAGACTATGTACTGCCTGAAGATGTGAAGTCAGTTGCTTATGATGTTTTAAATCACCGTATCATTCTTAACTATGAAGCCGAAGCTGATGGAGTGACCACAAGGCAGATCATCGAATCTATCTTAAGAAAAGTAACTATAGGAAAAGTATAA